A region from the Muribaculum gordoncarteri genome encodes:
- a CDS encoding RagB/SusD family nutrient uptake outer membrane protein, which produces MIINKLKYTAIACVALGMGLSSCVDDLNIDPKNPSQLTTLTSGEQYYQVLAQVYGGLVLSGVNGGSDITVDDGGAGVYTRQLWNLQELCTDEAFVGKNWNDAGLDELDYATWSPDNHWLYEAMSRFTFQINLCNEFLRIIDEASVVANPLSADEIALMKCEARTLRALSYYHMMDLFGKGPWVTEEHAIGTTPETMTRAEMFPLVVADLEDAIKGLKPASQTIYGRVSREGALMLLAKLYLNAEVYTGTAMWQQCATACQEIVKTIPDLAPTYRYLFCGSNDKYVASQSAGGPMEILWGIPQDNSNTQTYGGTTYLGLGAYNANIDKNLQQRLGIEGTGWGGPRVRPEVPNVISARDEERYLFWTEGLSNDLSNIGDWEMPGGSGYMSMKFTYTNENDYYNTSGAIKMNTFNNADFPLFRLADTFLMLAECQLHGVSCDGQAYFDKVRDRAGMESLPLNEQNLLDERMRELYWEGHRRSDLIRFGKFTGGSYLWSWKGGIESGQSIAATRNLYAIPTQYVNTLGQNEGY; this is translated from the coding sequence ATGATTATCAACAAACTTAAATATACAGCTATCGCTTGTGTGGCTTTAGGCATGGGACTCTCTTCGTGTGTCGACGACCTCAACATCGACCCCAAGAACCCGAGTCAGCTCACTACACTTACCAGCGGTGAACAATACTATCAGGTACTGGCCCAGGTTTATGGCGGCCTTGTGCTTTCAGGCGTTAACGGAGGCTCCGACATCACTGTCGACGACGGCGGTGCCGGTGTCTACACCCGTCAGTTGTGGAATCTTCAGGAACTTTGCACCGATGAGGCTTTCGTAGGAAAGAACTGGAACGATGCCGGTCTTGACGAGCTCGACTACGCCACTTGGTCGCCCGACAACCACTGGCTCTATGAGGCAATGTCACGTTTCACATTCCAGATCAACCTTTGCAACGAGTTCCTCCGCATCATCGATGAGGCATCTGTTGTAGCCAACCCCCTTTCAGCCGACGAAATCGCCCTCATGAAGTGTGAGGCCCGCACTCTCCGTGCCCTCTCTTACTATCACATGATGGACCTCTTCGGAAAAGGCCCTTGGGTTACCGAGGAACATGCGATAGGTACCACTCCCGAAACCATGACTCGTGCCGAGATGTTCCCTCTCGTAGTTGCCGATCTTGAGGATGCCATCAAGGGCCTTAAGCCCGCGTCGCAGACCATCTACGGTCGTGTGTCACGCGAAGGTGCCCTGATGCTTCTCGCCAAGCTCTACCTCAATGCCGAGGTCTACACCGGAACTGCAATGTGGCAGCAGTGTGCCACTGCCTGTCAGGAAATCGTAAAGACCATTCCCGACCTTGCTCCTACCTACCGTTACCTCTTCTGCGGTAGCAACGACAAGTATGTAGCTTCACAGTCGGCCGGTGGCCCGATGGAAATTCTTTGGGGTATTCCTCAGGACAACTCCAACACCCAGACCTACGGTGGTACTACCTACCTCGGACTCGGTGCCTATAACGCAAACATCGACAAGAACCTCCAGCAGCGTCTTGGCATCGAAGGTACAGGATGGGGTGGCCCGCGTGTTCGTCCCGAAGTGCCCAATGTCATCAGCGCACGTGACGAGGAGCGTTACCTCTTCTGGACCGAGGGCCTTTCCAACGACCTATCCAATATCGGTGACTGGGAAATGCCCGGTGGCAGCGGCTACATGAGCATGAAGTTCACCTATACCAACGAGAACGACTACTACAACACTTCGGGTGCCATAAAGATGAATACGTTCAATAACGCCGACTTCCCCTTGTTCCGTCTTGCCGATACATTCCTGATGCTCGCCGAGTGTCAGCTTCACGGTGTGTCATGCGACGGTCAGGCCTACTTCGACAAGGTGCGTGACCGTGCCGGAATGGAGTCACTGCCGCTCAACGAGCAGAATCTTCTCGACGAGCGTATGCGTGAGCTTTACTGGGAAGGACATCGCCGCAGCGACCTCATTCGCTTCGGAAAGTTCACCGGCGGTTCCTACCTTTGGAGCTGGAAGGGCGGTATAGAATCGGGACAGTCGATTGCCGCTACCCGCAACCTCTATGCAATTCCTACGCAGTATGTAAATACTCTTGGACAGAATGAAGGATATTGA
- a CDS encoding SusE domain-containing protein yields the protein MKKIFLLCAVLLAAVSFVSCEDNTDPKAKQPVNKDFLNTPPLANQTYVLETAGSVQFTCSQPDYDVATPPTYAVQVSLDPEFSKVISDSKYLYSAEDALPYSEVAYTTTHTTLDVPARDIADGISACLGYTDISQYAGREAYSGPVYVRVRSFFPSLTGDLANLYSIESNVVTLPNVISYPSVRQPGWIYLVGQPNGWNEPSESNAAIYEDWMLYEPDNGIGTQIYVGTFFIPDGQFTMRFYKELTGWDADSYGSQKDDNAVDIEFDGGKYSGKIGGPGYKGYYNVPGWTANWVKFTVNLKAGSVDFEIVDPVE from the coding sequence ATGAAAAAAATATTTTTGCTTTGCGCTGTATTATTGGCTGCAGTATCCTTCGTGAGCTGTGAGGATAATACCGACCCGAAGGCGAAACAACCCGTCAACAAGGACTTCCTCAATACTCCTCCGTTGGCCAATCAGACTTATGTTCTTGAAACAGCCGGTAGCGTGCAGTTTACCTGCTCTCAGCCCGACTACGATGTCGCAACTCCTCCCACCTATGCTGTTCAGGTGTCGCTCGACCCCGAGTTCAGCAAGGTGATCAGCGACTCCAAGTATCTCTATAGCGCCGAAGACGCTCTTCCTTATTCGGAAGTGGCTTACACCACCACTCACACCACTCTTGATGTTCCCGCACGCGACATAGCCGACGGTATCAGCGCATGTCTCGGTTACACCGACATTAGCCAGTATGCCGGACGCGAAGCCTATTCAGGCCCCGTGTATGTGCGTGTACGTTCGTTCTTCCCCTCGTTGACCGGTGATTTGGCCAACCTCTACTCAATCGAGTCCAACGTAGTGACTCTTCCCAATGTGATAAGCTATCCTTCGGTTCGTCAGCCGGGATGGATCTATCTCGTAGGTCAGCCTAACGGTTGGAACGAGCCGAGCGAATCCAATGCTGCAATTTATGAAGACTGGATGCTCTATGAGCCCGACAACGGTATCGGTACTCAGATTTATGTCGGAACATTCTTTATCCCCGACGGACAGTTTACGATGCGATTCTACAAGGAGTTGACCGGATGGGATGCCGATTCCTACGGTTCACAGAAGGATGACAATGCTGTAGACATCGAGTTTGACGGCGGCAAGTACTCAGGCAAGATTGGCGGCCCCGGTTACAAAGGTTATTATAACGTTCCCGGATGGACTGCCAACTGGGTTAAGTTTACTGTTAACCTCAAGGCCGGTAGCGTTGACTTCGAGATTGTCGACCCCGTTGAGTGA